The Crocosphaera subtropica ATCC 51142 genome includes a window with the following:
- a CDS encoding alpha-glucosidase family protein, producing MQTVKWWQNAVIYHILPRSFMDTTGDGEGDLNGIISKLDYICALGVDAIWMCPIYESPREDLGYDPTDLRNIDPVYGNLDDFDRLVSLAQARGLKVFLDQIWSHTSHKHPWFLESRENRTNAKADWYIWADPNPDGTPPNNWLSAFGGSAWAWCPEREQFYMHNFLKSQPDLNWHNPEVIDAVFEEARFWLERGVDGFRLDAVNFYIHDPELRNNPVRSPDDPIPEGVSMRNPFARQLFVYNFCRPETIDYLTRIRQLVAEYGVITLGEVTLCEDSVALAAEYTAGDEKLHLAYNSALLFEEPMTASRIRHALERVIDKFQEDDGMCWMVGNHDYGRLRSCWTGQDEQGNPYSDEFYQMMAGVLVSLPGAFCLYQGDELGLPVARIPEDIPVEAMQDPFGKELYPAIQGRDGSRTPIPWVSDAPHAGFTTGEKPWLPIPKSHLERAVNIEDNEPNSLLNTWRRLLHWRKGQPAMMHGNCELIETPDPLFGFIRETEEQKLLCLFNMSSEPVDYDLSAYDPCRPFRTPYLRKLEIKDKKVHLPGYGAFFGSLLSVSEQSDRLPFSPPVAKDVIPS from the coding sequence ATGCAAACTGTTAAATGGTGGCAAAACGCCGTAATTTACCATATCTTGCCCCGTAGCTTTATGGACACCACTGGAGATGGAGAAGGGGATCTCAATGGCATTATCAGCAAATTAGACTATATTTGCGCCTTGGGAGTTGATGCTATTTGGATGTGTCCCATTTACGAGTCGCCTAGAGAAGATTTAGGCTATGACCCAACAGACTTAAGAAACATCGATCCCGTCTATGGTAATTTAGACGATTTTGATCGTCTGGTTAGTTTAGCCCAAGCCAGAGGCTTAAAAGTCTTTCTTGACCAAATTTGGAGTCATACCTCCCATAAGCATCCTTGGTTCTTAGAAAGTCGTGAAAATCGAACCAATGCTAAAGCGGACTGGTATATTTGGGCTGATCCTAATCCAGACGGCACCCCTCCCAATAACTGGCTGTCTGCCTTTGGGGGCAGTGCTTGGGCCTGGTGTCCCGAACGAGAACAATTTTATATGCACAACTTTCTCAAAAGCCAACCGGATCTTAATTGGCATAACCCTGAAGTGATTGATGCGGTGTTTGAAGAAGCCCGTTTTTGGCTAGAGCGAGGGGTTGATGGATTTCGTCTCGATGCGGTTAATTTTTATATCCATGATCCCGAACTGCGGAATAATCCCGTGCGATCGCCTGATGATCCCATTCCGGAAGGGGTATCGATGCGGAACCCCTTTGCTCGTCAATTGTTCGTTTACAATTTTTGTCGTCCTGAAACTATCGACTATTTAACCCGTATTCGTCAACTGGTGGCTGAATATGGTGTGATTACCCTAGGAGAAGTTACCCTTTGCGAAGATTCCGTTGCCCTGGCTGCTGAATATACAGCCGGTGATGAAAAACTGCATTTAGCTTATAATAGTGCGCTTTTATTTGAAGAACCGATGACGGCCAGTCGCATTCGTCATGCCCTAGAACGGGTGATTGACAAGTTCCAAGAAGATGACGGGATGTGTTGGATGGTGGGAAACCACGATTATGGGCGCTTACGCTCTTGTTGGACAGGACAAGATGAACAGGGGAACCCTTATTCGGATGAGTTTTATCAGATGATGGCCGGGGTATTAGTAAGTTTACCAGGGGCATTTTGTCTCTACCAAGGGGATGAACTGGGACTACCAGTCGCTCGCATTCCCGAAGATATCCCCGTTGAAGCCATGCAAGATCCGTTCGGAAAAGAACTCTATCCCGCTATTCAAGGCCGAGATGGCTCTCGTACCCCCATTCCTTGGGTTTCTGATGCTCCTCATGCTGGATTTACCACAGGAGAAAAACCTTGGTTACCTATTCCTAAAAGTCATTTAGAACGAGCGGTGAATATAGAGGATAATGAACCGAATTCCTTACTGAATACCTGGCGCAGACTGTTGCACTGGCGCAAAGGACAACCAGCAATGATGCACGGTAACTGTGAACTTATCGAAACTCCAGACCCCTTGTTTGGATTTATTCGGGAGACAGAAGAACAAAAGTTACTCTGTTTATTTAATATGAGTAGCGAACCCGTGGATTATGATCTCTCAGCTTATGATCCTTGTCGTCCTTTTCGCACTCCCTACCTCCGAAAATTAGAGATCAAAGATAAAAAGGTTCATCTACCAGGATATGGAGCCTTTTTCGGCAGTTTATTATCGGTCAGCGAGCAAAGCGATCGCTTACCCTTTAGTCCTCCTGTGGCTAAAGACGTGATCCCGTCTTAG
- a CDS encoding alpha-glucosidase → MNLSLASKQSQAQDWWRSAAIYQVYPRSFFDSNGDGIGDLPGIIQKLDYIAQLEVDAVWISPFFKSPMKDFGYDISDYRAVEPMFGTMEDFQLLLKEAHDRNLKILIDQVWNHTSDQHPWFMESRSSRDNAKADWYVWEDAKPDGSPPNNWRATFGGSAWEWDETRQQYYLHSFLVSQPDLNWYNPEVKEAIFDVARFWLDMGVDGFRLDVVNFYLHDRQLRDNPPRPPEMKRPAGADPKDPFFDFINVHNFCQPEIIDLLKSIREVMDEYPGTTTLAEISSAEDPLVLASEYVSGNDRLHTAYNSELMKDEPFSYPRLREMIQRIETHFQDGVICWTAGTHDFPRFKSRWQKHQEIDHFTEEAFEHMLAALILALKGSCCIYQGDELGLTQADIPYEKMQDPFGLQGYPDILGRDGCRTPMPWDPSTHNAGFTTAKEPWLPIPDEHCPMAVDIQEKETMSLLNKYRRLFSWRNRQPALRNGDLTLLDTPEPLLGFARKCEEQHLICLFNLSPEALRHDLSNYPNCQESDESDFTNRRYDHTIEIPGYGVFFGNCLG, encoded by the coding sequence ATGAATTTATCGCTTGCCTCAAAACAATCTCAAGCACAAGATTGGTGGCGGAGTGCTGCCATTTATCAAGTTTATCCTAGAAGCTTTTTCGACAGTAATGGGGACGGTATTGGAGATTTACCAGGGATTATTCAAAAATTAGACTATATTGCTCAACTCGAAGTGGATGCGGTTTGGATTTCTCCTTTCTTTAAATCGCCAATGAAAGACTTTGGTTACGATATTTCTGATTATCGAGCCGTTGAACCCATGTTCGGCACAATGGAAGATTTCCAATTACTGTTAAAAGAAGCGCATGATCGCAATTTGAAAATTTTGATCGATCAAGTGTGGAATCATACCTCGGATCAACATCCTTGGTTTATGGAAAGTCGTAGCAGTCGGGATAATGCCAAAGCTGACTGGTATGTTTGGGAAGATGCTAAACCCGATGGTTCCCCACCTAATAATTGGCGGGCTACCTTTGGAGGTAGTGCTTGGGAATGGGACGAAACCCGACAGCAATATTATTTACACAGTTTTTTAGTGTCTCAACCGGATCTAAATTGGTATAACCCAGAGGTTAAAGAGGCTATTTTTGATGTAGCTCGTTTTTGGTTAGATATGGGAGTAGATGGGTTTCGCCTCGATGTGGTTAATTTTTATCTCCACGATCGCCAATTACGGGATAATCCTCCCCGTCCCCCAGAAATGAAACGCCCTGCCGGTGCTGATCCCAAAGATCCGTTTTTTGACTTTATCAATGTCCATAATTTCTGTCAACCTGAAATCATTGATCTGCTCAAGTCCATTCGTGAGGTAATGGACGAATATCCTGGCACTACTACCCTCGCTGAAATTAGTAGCGCAGAAGATCCCTTAGTTTTAGCTAGTGAATATGTGTCGGGTAACGATAGATTACATACGGCGTATAACTCGGAATTAATGAAAGATGAGCCATTTAGTTACCCTAGACTCCGAGAAATGATTCAACGCATTGAAACTCATTTTCAAGATGGGGTCATTTGTTGGACAGCCGGAACCCATGATTTTCCTCGTTTTAAAAGTCGTTGGCAAAAGCATCAAGAAATTGATCACTTTACCGAAGAAGCGTTTGAGCATATGTTAGCAGCTTTAATTCTTGCGCTTAAAGGTAGTTGCTGTATTTATCAAGGGGATGAGTTGGGGTTAACTCAGGCAGATATTCCTTACGAAAAAATGCAAGATCCTTTCGGGTTACAAGGGTATCCTGACATTTTAGGCCGAGATGGTTGTCGCACTCCCATGCCTTGGGACCCTTCAACCCATAACGCAGGGTTTACGACAGCCAAAGAACCCTGGTTGCCTATCCCTGATGAACATTGTCCGATGGCGGTAGACATTCAAGAAAAGGAAACAATGTCATTACTGAATAAATACCGTCGCTTGTTTAGTTGGCGCAACCGACAACCGGCTTTACGCAATGGGGATCTAACATTACTCGACACACCCGAACCGTTATTAGGTTTCGCTCGTAAATGCGAAGAACAACACTTAATATGTTTATTCAATTTAAGCCCTGAGGCACTTCGTCACGACTTGTCTAATTATCCTAATTGTCAAGAATCGGATGAATCGGATTTTACCAATCGCAGATATGACCATACCATTGAAATTCCTGGGTATGGGGTCTTTTTTGGTAATTGTTTGGGTTAA